From the Triticum urartu cultivar G1812 chromosome 4, Tu2.1, whole genome shotgun sequence genome, the window tgccgtgacaattccaggACAGATGGGCTGTGAGGAAGAGAGGGAGTGGTGGGAACAATGCGACTCGGGCGGTGACAGGAAAGTGGGGGGCGAGTTATGAGACGTCCCCTCCGTCTCCCGCTCTGCCTGAGACGTGCAACTGCCTCGCACGTGTGGCCGCGCCGAGACAGGCTCGCGAGAAACTGCCGATTCAGCAGTTTCCGCCGGGCCAGGCTGCGGCCTGCTTTAAGGTCCGCGCGGGCCACAAATCACATGCAGCCCAGGCAATTAAATAGACTGCATACATCCCGCGTGGGCTTGGTTGGACTGCATGCGGGCAACAAAACACACCCCGTGACCCAAACCTTATATCTATGACAATTTTTTTGAATAAATAAAGCATGCGAGATTTCTAAAAAAAAAACACGCCCCAAATGCAGTACTCACATGTCGCAAAGCCAACTGCCTTTTTTATGTAGTAGAATCTTGTCCCATAAATCTACGTACGTCAGTAGTTGAGTGTGGCCGCAGTTGGTTCAGTAATCAGTACGCACCGCTTTACAAGGCACTTCACTGCCACAACGCGAACCATCTCCCTGCTCAAGCCGTCAAGCGCAACCACCACCGAAACCTCCTCATCAATTTACTTATTTACTGTCGTTGAGTACGCAGCTGGTTCAGTACGCCGCTGCTTTATAAGAGCAAAGTAGCTCAAATCGATCGCAACCACCCCGCACTCTCAGACTCTCAGTCCAGTTCCCAGTCCCACGCCGGCCGGCCGTTCGTCCGACATGCATTGGAGCGACGAGGAGACGTCGGTTCTCGTCGACGCTTGGGGCCCGCTGTACCTCGGCCGCAACCGAGGCTCCCTCAGCATGGAGGAGTGGGACTCCGTGTGCAGAGCCGTCGACGCACACCACGCCGCCGCCGGGCTCGACTTCAGCCGCAACCCCGCCGGCTGCAAGAGGCGCATCTCTGCACTCCAGGCTCGGTACAcggaggaggccgccaaggagcAGCCGACGTCGGCGTGGCGCCACTTTGCTCACCTCCGGGCGTTCCTGGCCGACCCCAGCGGCGGGCCTCCGGGCTTCGGCGCCAAGAAGCCGGGGGCGTCCGTGAAGAAGGAGAAAAAGAAGGTGGAGGAGGCGAGTGGATCGGTCGGCACGACCAAGGTCCCGGCGAAGCGCCAGTTTTCGAGCCTACGGGACATCCTGGCAAAGACGCCGGCGACCgtgaaggaggaggaggtggtcggCTGCGGGTGTGAGTTGGTTGGGGGTTCGGCGGCGGGGCTGAGCGTGACGAAGCTGGTGGCGGAGATGACGAGGCTGGCGGAGGTGCACGAGCGCGTGGAGATGGAGAGGCTCAAGTTCATGAAGGAGATGCTCATGATGAAGatgaaggaggaggaggagacggaGGACGTGAAGCTGGAGCGCAAGAAAGTGAAGGCGGAGAATGAGGAACAAGTCCACGGCAACTAACATCATGGTAATCCAAAAACTAAATGATCTCTGTCCCATTCCCAGTCCTGTCAGCGACAATACAGTTTTTTTCTTCATCTTACGTCTGGTTTCTACTGTATTTTGTGTGCGCAGGGACAGGGGATTTGGTCTGCAGGCTGATGCGTTTAGGCTGAAAATCCAGTAGAGTAGGAGTAGTAGTGTTTGTGCTTCACTGTATCTTGTTTTACATCTAGTTTTACTTACTGCATTTGTGGTTGTACTCCGCACTTACCATGTACCGTAGCTAGTAGTTTTGAATCAGTAGTAGGATTATAATCCAGTGTTTGTGTCTGGATCGAGTTGAATCATGAAGGAAGCTGAGAGTTGGCAATGcaagggaagggaagggaagggaagatggATCCCCAAAATTCCTAATCCTAACCAGGAGAGGCTTTGTTTGAAATCAAGGCGCAGCACACACAAGAGGCACGGTTGGGTTGGACCAAACCTCCCCCCTCCTCTCCCCTTCCCTGCGAGGCTGCGACGCACCGCTATGGGCTGCGTAGGACGGTAGGAGTCGCCGACGCAGGTACGGCACCACCGCGAGAcgcgcctatatatatatataaggcgCAGCGCAGGGCCTCCGGGGTCCGACCCCGAGGGGCACCCCCGTCGCTCGCATTGATCCCTCAGGCTCAGACGGCAGGCGCGCACACCCACGCcacgcctccctccctcccgaAGCCAGCGCCGATGTCCGCCATcgcgcaccgccgccgccgccccgcgccggccCCGCCCG encodes:
- the LOC125551995 gene encoding trihelix transcription factor ASIL1-like — its product is MHWSDEETSVLVDAWGPLYLGRNRGSLSMEEWDSVCRAVDAHHAAAGLDFSRNPAGCKRRISALQARYTEEAAKEQPTSAWRHFAHLRAFLADPSGGPPGFGAKKPGASVKKEKKKVEEASGSVGTTKVPAKRQFSSLRDILAKTPATVKEEEVVGCGCELVGGSAAGLSVTKLVAEMTRLAEVHERVEMERLKFMKEMLMMKMKEEEETEDVKLERKKVKAENEEQVHGN